The Candidatus Eisenbacteria bacterium DNA segment GAGCGCGGAGACCGGCTCGTCGGCCACGATCAGCTTGGGGCTCACGGCCAGCGCTCGCGCGACCCCGATCCGCTGGCGCTGGCCACCCGAGAATTCGTGCGGATAGCGGCGAGCATGATCGGGGTGCAGGCCGACCAGCTGCAGCAGCTCGGCGACGCGCGCACGGGCGGCCTGGCCCTTGGCGAGCCGGTGGATGGTGAGCGCCTCGGTCAGCATGCTCCCCACCGTGAGCCGCGGGTTGAGGCTCGAGTAGGGATCCTGGAAGACGATCTGCATCTCGCGCCGCAGCGCACGCAGGTCGCGCTTGCCGAGATGCAGGATCTCGCGACCCTCAAACTTGACGCTGCCCGCCGTCGGCTCGATCAAGCGCAGGATGCAGCGGCCGGTCGTGGTCTTGCCGCACCCGCTCTCCCCCACGAGTCCCAGGACCTCGCCGCGCTCGACCGAGAAGGACACGCCGTCCACCGCCTTCACGTGACCGACGGTCCGCGAGAGCAGGCCCTTCTTGATCGGAAAGTGCTTCTGGAGTCCTTCGACCTGAAGCAGCGGATCAGGCACTCGCCGCTCCTTCGCTGGTCGGCAGAGCTCCCGCCGGGTTGACGAGACCGGCGGCGATCTCCTGAGAGCGCCAGCATCGGGACATATGGCCGCCGCCGAAGTCGAGCACCGGCGGATCCTCGTTGCGGCACTTGTCCACGGCGATCGGACAGCGCGGATGGAAGCGGCAGGCGCGGGGGAAGTGCGCGGGGTTCGGCACGTTGCCGGGAATCACCTTGAGCACGTCCTTCTTCACGCCGAGCTTGGGGAGCGAGGCGAGCAGGCCGGCCGTGTAGGGATGCAGCGGGCGGCGGAAGGCCTCGCCCACCGAGCAGTACTCGACCACCTGGCCCGCGTACATGACCGCCACGCGATTGGCGGTCTCCGCGACCACGCCGAGGTCATGGGTGATGAGCAGCACCGCCATGCCCAGCTCCTTCTGGAGCCGAGAGAGCAGCTCGAGGATCTGGGCCTGGATCGTGACGTCCAGCGCGGTGGTCGGCTCGTCGGCGATCAGGATCGACGGCCGGCAGGCGAGCGCCATGGCGATCATCACCCGCTGGCGCATGCCTCCCGACATCTGGTGCGGATACTCGTCGACACGCTGCTCCGGCAGCGGGATCCCCACCAGCTTGAGCATCTCGATGGCGCGCGCCCGCGCCTCCTTGCGGTCCACCTTCTCGTGGAGCACGACGGCCTCGATGATCTGCTCGCCGCAGGTGTAGACCGGGTTCAGCGAGGTCATGGGCTCCTGGAAGATCATCGAGATCTCCTTGCCCCGGATCTTGCGCATCTCGGGCATCGAGACCGTGGCGAGGTCGCGCCCCTTGAAGAGGATCCTCCCTCCCACGATGCGCCCCGGCGGAGTCGGCACGAGACGAAGGATCGAGAGCGCGGTGACGCTCTTGCCGCTGCCCGACTCCCCGACCACCGCGAGCGTCTCGCCCGGCTGGATCTCGTACGAAACGCCGTCGACGGCGCGCACGACGCCGTCGTCGGTGAAGAAGTGTGTCTTCAGGTCCTCCAGGCGGAGCAAGGGCTCGCTCACGCGCTCTTTCCTCCCAGGATGCGTCGCGGATCGAGGGCGTCTCGCAGGCCGTCGCCGAGGAAGTTGAAGGCCAGGACGGTCAGGAAGATCGCGGTGCCGGGGGCGAACAGCATCCACGGGAAGGACGTCAGCGCGCGCAGGCTCTGGGCCTGACGAAGCATGTTGCCCCATGACGCGGAGGGCTCCTGGACGCCGAGCCCGATGAAGCTGAGCACCACTTCGCCCAGGATGTAGCCCGGAATCGAGATGGTCGCCGCCACGATCACGAACGACATCGTGTTGGGCAGGATGTGGCGGCCGATGACGCGTAGCCGGCTCATGCCCAGAGCCTCGGCCGCGGCCACGTACTCCTGGCGCCGGATGGAGAGCACCATGCCCCGGATGATCCGGGCGAGGCCCGCCCATCCAATGAAGGCGAGGATGACGACGATCCCGAGGTAGATCTGCTGGCTCGGCAGGTTGCTCGGGAAGAGCGCGCGCAGGGCGATCAGCAGGTAGAGGCCGGGAATGGACAACAGCAGCTCGGTCCCGCGCATGATGATGTTGTCGATCCACCCTCCGAAGTATCCGGAGATGCCGCCCAGCAGAAGGCCGAGGGAAAACGAGATCGCGATGCCGATCAGGCCCACGGTGAGCGAGATCTGGCCGCCGAACAGGAGTCGCGAGAACACGTCGCGCCCGAGGCCGTCGGTGCCGAGCAGGAAGATCCGACCCGGAGCATCGACGCCGAAGAGATGGCGGTCGGTCGGCCAGATCCCGAACAGGCGGTAAGCGGAGCCCTTGACGAACAGCTTGATCGGAAGGGCCACCGTCTTGTCCTCGGCGTAGGTGAACCGCAACTGCTCCTTGACCGACGTCGGATGGACGAAGGGCCAGAGATGGAACCTCCCCTGCGAGTCCACCCAGTGGAGACGCATCGGCGGGTGGAAGAAACGATCGCGGTCCATGACGTCTTCGCGGTAGGGCGCGACGAAGGGAGCGAACAGCGCGAGACCGTAGAGGATCACCAGCACGACTCCGCCGACCACCGCGATCTGGCTCTTGCGAAACTGCCTCCAGAACAGTCTCCACGGCGACTGGGGAGGCGCGCTTCGAACGGTTGGGTCCGGCTCTCCCCGGGCCGTCTCCGGTTCGGGAATGGCCGGGGCCAGCAGCGGCTCAGTCATAGGCGATGCGCGGATCGGCGATCGCCAGCATGATGTCGGCGATCAGATTGCCGAGCACCAGCATGGTCGAGGCGATCATGACGGCCCCCAGCACGACGTACTGGTCCTGCGACGTGAGGGCTTCGAGCGTGATGCGACCCAGCCCCGGCCACGAGAAGATGATCTCGGCGACGAACGCTCCCGACAGCAACGCGCCGATCGTGAAACCGAACAGGGTGATGAGCGGATTGATGGCGTTGCGCACCGCGTGCTTGAAGATCACGGTGTTCTCGTCCAGCCCTTTGGCGCGGGCCGTGGTCACGTAGTCGAGGCGGAGCACGTCGAGCAGGTTTCCGCGCATCTGCCGCATGCGGGCGGCGAGCGGGATGAGCCCGACCACGAAAGCCGGCAGCGCCAGATGTCTGAGCAGATCGATCGCTTTTCCGACCGTGTCCATGGAATCCCAGTCGATCGAGCGCATGCCCCCCACCGGCAGGATCCCGGTATTGGCGGCCAGCCAGAGCAGCAGAAGCCCCGAGAGGACCTCGGGAATCGACAGCCAGAGGAACGCGATCAGCGAAAGCCCTTTGTCGATCCAGCTGTACTGCCGCACCGCCGCCCACACTCCGAGCGGGATCGCGAGTCCCCAGGTGACGACGGCGGCCGCCAAGGCGAGGATCAGCGTGTTGAGCAGGCCTTCGCGAAGCACGGTGAAGGCCGGCTGGTGGCGCGTGAACGACTCCCCGAAGTCGAAGTGAAGGAAAACGTTCTTCAGGTAGATCCCGTACTGGACGTACCACGGCTGGTCGAGCCCGAAGCGCGCGCGCATCGCGTCCAGGGTCGCCGGCGAGATCATCGGGTTCTCGCCCATGGTGGTGAGAAAATCACCCGGAGCGAGTTGCAGGAGCAGGAATGTCAGCGCAGAGATCCCCAGCAGCAGGGGAATCGTCTGCAGCAGGCGCCGCAGAATGAATGTCCGCATGAGCTAGGTGATCAGACGCCCTTCGCCTTGACGAAGACTCGGTCGATGTTCCACAGCAGCCGGTGGGGGATCACCGATGGCTCCATGTTGCCAAACCTGTTCCGCACGGGAAGCTTCGCCTTGAGCGTCGGCAGCCAGATCACGAAGCACTCGTCGTTGATGATCTTCTGGATCTCGTTCCAGGTGCGGCGCCGCTCCGCCATATCGAGCGTGCCCACGTTGGCCGTCACCAGCTCATCGATCTTCGCTTCGGCCGCCGTCTCGGGCTTCGGTTGCTTCACGTTCCAGTAATGGGTGAGACCGCTCGAGCGGTAGACGTTCTGACCCATGCCCGGATCGGGAGGCACGCCGCTCTGCAGGCCGAGCAGGATGGCCTCGTACTGGAAGTCCTCGCGCAGGTTGGTGATCAGCGTGTTGAATTCCATGCCCGCCGGCACGCACTCGACCCCGACTTTGGCGAGATCGTCCTTGATGAAGTTGCACATCTGCATGCGCAGCAGGTTGTCGCCGTTGGTCTTCAGCGTGAAGCTGACCTTTCGGCCGTTCTGGTCCTCGAGAATGCCGTCGCCGTTCTTGTCCTTCCACCCCAGGCTGGCGAGAAGCTTCTTGGCCTCCTCGGGGTTGTAGTCGTAGTGCGGCAGCTCGGGCCAGTGCCAGGTCTTGTTGCCCGGCGTCGTGGTCGACCAGTTCTTGACCCCTTCGCCGAAGTAGACGCTCTTGATGAGCGCGTCTCGGTCGACCGCCATCGACACCGCGCGGCGGAACACCGGGTTCGAGAACCATGCGTACTTGGCGGCTTCGACCTGGGGCTGGCCGACCTTCTTGCCCGCGCCCGGCTTCCGCACCCTGTTGAGGTTGAAGAAGAAGAAGTTGGTGTTCAGCGCCGGACCGAGGTCGTAGAGCGTGAAGTTCTCCTTCTCCTGCCGGTCGGTATAGCTCTGGTAGTCCTCCGGACGCACGTTGTCGAGGCCGTCGAGCTCGCCCGACTGGAACTTGAGCGCCGCCGCGTTCTGGTCGGGCGCGATCAGGAACACCACCTCGTCGAGGTACGGCAGGCGGTGGCCCTTCGAATCGACCCCGAACCAGTAGGGGTTCCGGGTGAGGACCGTCTTCTCCCCCTGAACGAACTGCTTGAGCTTCCACGCCCCGCTGGTCACCAGGCTGTCTGGAGAAGTGCTGCTGTTGTACGCCGCGGCGAAGTCGCCCTTGTCGTACACGGCCTGGAGGATGTGCTTGGGCATGATGCGGAGCGACCCGATCGCGGCGTTGATCATGGCGTACGGCGACACGATCTTGGTCACCACCGTGTACGAGTCGGGCGCCGAGACTTCCATGGGCTTGCCGTTCACGATCAGGAGGTCCTGGATCGACGGGTGGAGCGTCGAGTCGTACGCGACCTTGAAGCTGAACATGACATCCGCGGACGTGATGGGATGGCCGTCCGAGAAAGCGGCGCCCCGGCGCAGGTGCCAGGTGTGGGTCAGCCCGTCCGCGCTCACCTCCTTCGATTTGGCGAGGTACGGGATCTCCTGCTGGGTGCCGTTGTGAAAGTCCCACAGCGTGCAGAACAGAAGCTGGGTGACGTCCGTGCTGGACGTCTCGTTGGCCATGATGGCGTTGAAGGTCTTGGGCGACGAGGTCTGCCCGAGGACGAAACGACCGCCGTAGGTTCCGATCTCGGCGGTCGCGTAAGTCATCGTGTCGGCCGGCAGAGGATACGGGTCTTTGTAAGCCCCCTGACCCTCGCTTCGCCCCCCGCAACCCGTGACCACGGATCCGAGTCCCGCGAGCAGGAGCAGCGCCGTTCCCCAGCGACCGATCGTCCTCATGATCTCTCCCTCCTCCGGACTCCTTGTCATCGTGCGAGTTGCGCGAGCGCAGCAGTATAGGAACGCGGATTTTCGAGCGTCAACAGAAACAGGCCATCCGCCCCTTCGTAGCGCCTGGTGTCGGCGCCGAGGAACGGCTGCAGGG contains these protein-coding regions:
- a CDS encoding dipeptide ABC transporter ATP-binding protein — its product is MPDPLLQVEGLQKHFPIKKGLLSRTVGHVKAVDGVSFSVERGEVLGLVGESGCGKTTTGRCILRLIEPTAGSVKFEGREILHLGKRDLRALRREMQIVFQDPYSSLNPRLTVGSMLTEALTIHRLAKGQAARARVAELLQLVGLHPDHARRYPHEFSGGQRQRIGVARALAVSPKLIVADEPVSALDVSIQAQIINLLRELQRKMGLTYLFVAHDLSVVEHISNRVAVMYLGKIVELATSDTLYANPRHPYTVSLLSAIPVPDPERKKQRIVLKGDVPSPARPPSGCRFHPRCFMAREICSKEEPPLRPIGQGHWSACHFAEQVDRTGAVSS
- a CDS encoding ABC transporter ATP-binding protein; protein product: MSEPLLRLEDLKTHFFTDDGVVRAVDGVSYEIQPGETLAVVGESGSGKSVTALSILRLVPTPPGRIVGGRILFKGRDLATVSMPEMRKIRGKEISMIFQEPMTSLNPVYTCGEQIIEAVVLHEKVDRKEARARAIEMLKLVGIPLPEQRVDEYPHQMSGGMRQRVMIAMALACRPSILIADEPTTALDVTIQAQILELLSRLQKELGMAVLLITHDLGVVAETANRVAVMYAGQVVEYCSVGEAFRRPLHPYTAGLLASLPKLGVKKDVLKVIPGNVPNPAHFPRACRFHPRCPIAVDKCRNEDPPVLDFGGGHMSRCWRSQEIAAGLVNPAGALPTSEGAASA
- a CDS encoding ABC transporter permease, which codes for MTEPLLAPAIPEPETARGEPDPTVRSAPPQSPWRLFWRQFRKSQIAVVGGVVLVILYGLALFAPFVAPYREDVMDRDRFFHPPMRLHWVDSQGRFHLWPFVHPTSVKEQLRFTYAEDKTVALPIKLFVKGSAYRLFGIWPTDRHLFGVDAPGRIFLLGTDGLGRDVFSRLLFGGQISLTVGLIGIAISFSLGLLLGGISGYFGGWIDNIIMRGTELLLSIPGLYLLIALRALFPSNLPSQQIYLGIVVILAFIGWAGLARIIRGMVLSIRRQEYVAAAEALGMSRLRVIGRHILPNTMSFVIVAATISIPGYILGEVVLSFIGLGVQEPSASWGNMLRQAQSLRALTSFPWMLFAPGTAIFLTVLAFNFLGDGLRDALDPRRILGGKSA
- a CDS encoding ABC transporter permease, giving the protein MRTFILRRLLQTIPLLLGISALTFLLLQLAPGDFLTTMGENPMISPATLDAMRARFGLDQPWYVQYGIYLKNVFLHFDFGESFTRHQPAFTVLREGLLNTLILALAAAVVTWGLAIPLGVWAAVRQYSWIDKGLSLIAFLWLSIPEVLSGLLLLWLAANTGILPVGGMRSIDWDSMDTVGKAIDLLRHLALPAFVVGLIPLAARMRQMRGNLLDVLRLDYVTTARAKGLDENTVIFKHAVRNAINPLITLFGFTIGALLSGAFVAEIIFSWPGLGRITLEALTSQDQYVVLGAVMIASTMLVLGNLIADIMLAIADPRIAYD
- a CDS encoding ABC transporter substrate-binding protein, whose protein sequence is MRTIGRWGTALLLLAGLGSVVTGCGGRSEGQGAYKDPYPLPADTMTYATAEIGTYGGRFVLGQTSSPKTFNAIMANETSSTDVTQLLFCTLWDFHNGTQQEIPYLAKSKEVSADGLTHTWHLRRGAAFSDGHPITSADVMFSFKVAYDSTLHPSIQDLLIVNGKPMEVSAPDSYTVVTKIVSPYAMINAAIGSLRIMPKHILQAVYDKGDFAAAYNSSTSPDSLVTSGAWKLKQFVQGEKTVLTRNPYWFGVDSKGHRLPYLDEVVFLIAPDQNAAALKFQSGELDGLDNVRPEDYQSYTDRQEKENFTLYDLGPALNTNFFFFNLNRVRKPGAGKKVGQPQVEAAKYAWFSNPVFRRAVSMAVDRDALIKSVYFGEGVKNWSTTTPGNKTWHWPELPHYDYNPEEAKKLLASLGWKDKNGDGILEDQNGRKVSFTLKTNGDNLLRMQMCNFIKDDLAKVGVECVPAGMEFNTLITNLREDFQYEAILLGLQSGVPPDPGMGQNVYRSSGLTHYWNVKQPKPETAAEAKIDELVTANVGTLDMAERRRTWNEIQKIINDECFVIWLPTLKAKLPVRNRFGNMEPSVIPHRLLWNIDRVFVKAKGV